The Nitrobacter hamburgensis X14 genome contains the following window.
CCTCCTGCCGAGGCAAGCCAGCGTTCGGCGTCCGTCAGCTTCAGGCTGGCCGGAGAAAGACGAAAGAGGTTCTCGCTCGAGAAATGACGGTCTGCGAAGTCTTCGAGTTGCGAGCGCCGCTTGGGTAGGAGTTCGTCCGCAAGCTCGGTCTTGCCTTTCCTCAGGAGATCGAACGCAAGAAACAACGCCGGCGTTTGCTCCGAAAGCTTCTTTACCCGGCTCGCAGCGGGATGGAGGCGCTGCAGAAGGTCGTCGAAGGAAAATCCACGCCCGACGGGAACGATAATTTCGCCATCGAGGACGAAGCTTTTTTCGCGCAAGGAGAGTGCCGCGGCGACCACTTCCGGAAAGTAGCGGCCCAGATTCTGCCCTGATTTCGAATGCATTGCCACGGTGTCGGCATCGCGCGCCAGCAGGCAACGAAATCCATCCCATTTCGGCTCGTACTGCCACTCTCGGCCTACGGGAATAGTAGCGACGGAACGCGCTTCCATCACCTCAACATGGGTGCGGCTTTTACTCACGCGGCTTTTCGCTTGCGGCCACGGCGACGCGCCGATGTCCGCTTCTTTCCTTTAATCGGAGGCGTCGCGGCTTTTTTGCGGCCCAAGCTCTGTTTCAACGCATCCATCAGGTTGATGACGTTGCTTTCCTCTTCCTTCTCGTCGGGCGCCTCGATCGTTTTACCCGCGGCCTTGCGTTTGACCAGCGCCTTCAGCGCAGCCTCGTATTTGTCCATGTGAGAAGCAAGATCGACCATGTCCTTGGATACCCGCGGACTGGGAATGTCGGCGAAATAATCCTCATCCCTCAACTCGTAGGGATAACGAAGGGTCGTCCCCAACAATCCCTTGCCCAGGGGCTTCAGCGCGATGACGTGCTCCCTATTGGCGAGCACGACGCGCGCCAGCGCGACCTTGTCCTTTCGCTTCATCGCGTCGCGCATGAGGACGAACGCATCGGCTCCCGCCTTGCCGTTTGGAACTATGTAGTAAGGCTTATCCAGATACCGCTCGTCGATATCTTCGGCGGGGACGAAATCGTCGATCTCGATGGTGTGGGTGCTTTCGAGCTTCAAAGCCTCCAGCTCTTCCTCCTCGATCGGGACGTACTTACCCTTCGAGAGTTCGTAGCCTCGGCCCTTGTGATCCTGGTCAACGACCCTGCCGGTCTGTTCGTCGACCATTTGCTGCCTCAGCCGGTGACCGGACTTAGTGTTGATCTGGTGGAAGTGAGTTCTTTCCGCCTGGGTCGAAGCCGGATAGAGCGCGATCGGACAGGTCACGAGCGAGAGCTTGAGCGAGCCCTTCCAATAGGCACGAGGCGCCATTTGATCCTCCGTGATAGGTGGAACTTTAACCGAACCGGAAACTTTCAGTTCCGCGGGGGATTCGAGCGAGGTGCCTCATGGTCAAAAAACTGCTGGTAAAATACCGCGCCAAACGCGATTTTTCGAAGACGGCTGAGCCCAGCGGAAACCTAAAGGTCAAGCCCTCGAAGAGCCTTCGCTTCGTCATTCAGAAGCACGCAGCATCGCATCTCCATTACGACCTGAGGCTCGAACTCGACGGCGTCTTCAAATCTTGGGCGGTCACCAAGGGGCCGTCGCTGGATCCTCACGACAAGCGGCTTGCGGTTGAAGTCGAGGATCATCCCCTGGACTACGGCGACTTCGAAGGCACCATTCCGAAGGGCCAGTACGGCGGCGGCACGGTCATGGTTTGGGATCGCGGCTATTGGGAATGCGACGACCCGGAGCGGGCATACCAGAAGGGCAAGCTGGACTTTACCCTGGAGGGTGAAAAACTTCACGGCGGCTGGATTCTAACTCGGATGCGAAAGCGAGAGGGCGAGAAGCGGACCAACTGGCTCCTGATCAAACATCGGGATGAATTCGCTCGGGAAGGGAAGAAGAATAGGATCTTGCAAGAGGACACGTCGGTAGCCTCGAGCCGGTCGATGGACCAGATCACGGCCGGCAAGGGCAAGGGTCCGAAGCCTTTTGTTGCGGCGAAGAGGTCAAGAGCACCTGCAAAGGCGGAATGGAAACCGCACCGCGCCTCAGCCCGAGCATCGACGCCCAGAAAGAGATCTGCTCCCGACAGGTCCCGGGCCGGGCGTTCACCCGAAAAGAAAGCCGGCGAGAAAGGCAACGCGATTGCCGATCGAAGCATGCCGCCCTTCATCGCGCCCCAGTTATGCTCTTTGGTCGAGCGCCCCCCCTCCGGCAGCGATTGGATCCACGA
Protein-coding sequences here:
- a CDS encoding Ku protein → MAPRAYWKGSLKLSLVTCPIALYPASTQAERTHFHQINTKSGHRLRQQMVDEQTGRVVDQDHKGRGYELSKGKYVPIEEEELEALKLESTHTIEIDDFVPAEDIDERYLDKPYYIVPNGKAGADAFVLMRDAMKRKDKVALARVVLANREHVIALKPLGKGLLGTTLRYPYELRDEDYFADIPSPRVSKDMVDLASHMDKYEAALKALVKRKAAGKTIEAPDEKEEESNVINLMDALKQSLGRKKAATPPIKGKKRTSARRRGRKRKAA